Part of the Candidatus Niyogibacteria bacterium genome, ACGGGACAGAATGTCTTGAAACATTTAGCGCGGGATAAATATCGGCCATTGGATATTCTTTTGACTAAAAAAGGAGAATGGCATGTTAACGGCATAATCGCCACTCCGGACAAGATTTTCAGGGCAATTGACGTTATTTTTAACGCTTTACACGGAGAATTCGGAGAAGACGGCAAAGTTCAGCGTCTTTTTGAAATTTACAACATCCCTTATACCGGTTCCGCGAGCTGGACTTCTTTTTTGGCGATGAATAAAATAATGGCGCGAGAATCTTTTAAAAATGCCGGTTTAAAAATAGTGGAAGCAAAAGCGGTTAAACAGGAAGATAATTTAGATAAAGCCATTTTTAGCGTGGTCAGAAAAATGGCTCCGCCTTGGGTAATAAAGCCGGTTTCGCGCGGATCTTCAATCGGAATCTCAATCGCTAAGAATATCGAAGAATTGCCGAATTCTTTAAAAAAATCTTTTCAATGCGATGAAACCGCGCTGGTTGAAAAATATATCAAAGGAAGGGAAGCCACTTGCGCGGTCCTGGAAAATTTCCGGGGAGAAAATTTATACGCTTTTCCGGCTGTGGAAATTGTACCGCCAGAAACCAGCCGATTTTTTGATTATGCCGCGAAATACGGCGGCGCTGCGCAGGAAATTTGTCCGGGCCGTTTTTCCGTAAAACAAAAGCAAGAAATTCAGGAAATGGCGCGAAAAGCGCATCAAATTTTGGGTTGCCGGCATTATTCACGCTCTGATTTTATCGTTGCCCGCGACGGCGTTTATATTCTGGAGACAAACACTCTTCCGGGATTGACCGCGGAGTCTCTTTTTCCGAAAGCAGCTGGCTCAATAGGATTGGAATTTCCAAAATTGTTGGATCATTTAATTCAGTTGGCGCATATAAGAAAGTGATGGACCCTAGGAGATTCGAACTCCTTACCTCCGCATTGCAAATGCGGCGCTCTGCCAAATGAGCTAAGGGCCCGTAATTTTAAATTATCATAAAATTAGGCAAATTAAAATTGTGAATTAAAATGTTGGACATAAAATTTATTCGTGAAAATCCGGATTTAATCAAAGCCGCGGCCAGAAAAAAACGCGTTGATTTTGACGTGAATGAACTTTTGAAAACAGACGAGGAAAGAAAAAATCTGCTGGCAAAAATTGAAGAATTGCGGGCTAAACAAAATAAAGTTTCGGAAGGAATCGTTCGGATAAAAAATGAAGCGGAAAAACAAGCGGCAATAGAAATTTCACGAGCGCTTAAAAATGAACTTTCCGCGCGCGAAAATGAGTTTAGAAAATTAGACGAGAGATGGCGGGATTTGATGCTGGCGGTTCCAAACATTCCTGATCCGGAAGTGCCGGAAGGGGAGAGCGACGCGCAAAATAAAGAAATAAGGAAATGGGAGGAAACGCCGCGATTTGATTTTCCGATAAAAGACCATCTTGCCTTGATGCGGGATTTGAATTTGCTGGACTTGGAACGCGGGGCAAAAGTTTCCGGATTTCGCGGTTATTTTTTAAAAGGAGAAGGGGCTTTCCTTTCGCTGGCTTTGTGGCAATTGGCTTTAAAAATGCTTGAAGAAAAAGGATTTACGGCGGTTTTTACCCCCGTTTTGGTCAGGGAAAAAAATTTTATCGGTACCGGCTGGCTGCCTCAAGGCAAAGAAGAAATTTATAAAACTCAAGATGAACTTTATCTGGCCGGCACCGCTGAAGTGCCGATGATGGGTTATTACGGCGATGAAATTTTAAAAGAAGATGATTTGCCGATTAAATTTGCGGCTTTTTCCCCTTGTTTTAGGCGTGAAGCCGGCAGTTATGGCAAAGATACCCGCGGCATTTATCGGCTTCACGAATTTATGAAAGTGGAACAAGTCGTGCTTTGCCGGGCCGACCATCGGGAATCCGTCAAATGGCACGAAGCAATCACAAAAAATTCCGAAGAATTGGTTCAGGCGTTAGGATTGCCTTATCGCGTCGTGTTAAATTGCGGGGGCGATCTTGGCCAAGGCCAGGTTAAAAAATATGATCTGGAAATTTGGGTG contains:
- a CDS encoding D-alanine--D-alanine ligase is translated as MNKITVGVLRGGPSSEYEISLRTGQNVLKHLARDKYRPLDILLTKKGEWHVNGIIATPDKIFRAIDVIFNALHGEFGEDGKVQRLFEIYNIPYTGSASWTSFLAMNKIMARESFKNAGLKIVEAKAVKQEDNLDKAIFSVVRKMAPPWVIKPVSRGSSIGISIAKNIEELPNSLKKSFQCDETALVEKYIKGREATCAVLENFRGENLYAFPAVEIVPPETSRFFDYAAKYGGAAQEICPGRFSVKQKQEIQEMARKAHQILGCRHYSRSDFIVARDGVYILETNTLPGLTAESLFPKAAGSIGLEFPKLLDHLIQLAHIRK
- the serS gene encoding serine--tRNA ligase: MLDIKFIRENPDLIKAAARKKRVDFDVNELLKTDEERKNLLAKIEELRAKQNKVSEGIVRIKNEAEKQAAIEISRALKNELSARENEFRKLDERWRDLMLAVPNIPDPEVPEGESDAQNKEIRKWEETPRFDFPIKDHLALMRDLNLLDLERGAKVSGFRGYFLKGEGAFLSLALWQLALKMLEEKGFTAVFTPVLVREKNFIGTGWLPQGKEEIYKTQDELYLAGTAEVPMMGYYGDEILKEDDLPIKFAAFSPCFRREAGSYGKDTRGIYRLHEFMKVEQVVLCRADHRESVKWHEAITKNSEELVQALGLPYRVVLNCGGDLGQGQVKKYDLEIWVPSEKKYRESHSSSYFHDFQTRRLNIKYRGADGKIRFAHSLNNTAVATPRILISLLENNQQKDGSIKIPEILQKYVGRDFIKLP